The following proteins come from a genomic window of Brevibacillus antibioticus:
- the rarD gene encoding EamA family transporter RarD, whose protein sequence is MRQGIIYAIVAYLAWGLLPLYWKLFQAMGAWEILAHRIVWSIIFVAIIIQVTKRWRSMWRAVTGVKMFGALAICSLLISANWLIFIWAVNNDQVMQTSLGYYMNPLITVLLGVLFLKEKMNAGQWLALIFAAFGVMFITFQYGEIPWVSLSLALTFAFYSLAKKLVRMEAMIGLAWETLFVAPIAFGYLLMLQVNGTATMSSLAWWQLLLLTLAGVATAMPLYWFAQATTRLPLSVVGFIQYLAPTISLLSAVFLFGESFTQTHLISFGFIWSALIVFTVSSVRMKRKAAPINPEVAIKKQA, encoded by the coding sequence ATGAGACAGGGGATTATTTACGCAATTGTGGCGTATTTGGCTTGGGGGTTACTCCCGCTCTATTGGAAGCTGTTTCAGGCAATGGGAGCATGGGAAATACTCGCTCATCGAATCGTCTGGTCGATTATTTTTGTCGCAATCATTATTCAGGTAACGAAACGCTGGCGCAGTATGTGGCGAGCGGTTACTGGTGTTAAAATGTTCGGAGCATTAGCGATATGTTCACTGCTAATCAGCGCAAACTGGCTCATTTTTATCTGGGCAGTGAATAACGATCAAGTCATGCAAACGAGTCTTGGCTATTACATGAATCCTCTCATCACCGTACTGCTCGGCGTCCTTTTCTTAAAAGAAAAAATGAATGCTGGGCAATGGCTCGCGCTTATATTCGCAGCTTTCGGAGTCATGTTCATCACCTTCCAGTACGGTGAGATTCCATGGGTCTCTCTATCACTTGCGCTGACCTTTGCTTTTTACAGCTTGGCGAAAAAGCTCGTCCGAATGGAGGCGATGATCGGACTGGCGTGGGAGACGCTGTTCGTGGCCCCTATTGCTTTCGGTTATTTGTTGATGCTACAGGTCAATGGGACGGCGACGATGTCATCCTTAGCGTGGTGGCAACTTTTATTGCTGACACTGGCGGGAGTAGCTACTGCCATGCCGCTCTACTGGTTTGCCCAAGCAACGACTAGACTCCCACTTTCCGTTGTGGGCTTCATTCAATATTTGGCGCCTACGATATCGCTTCTATCAGCTGTTTTCTTGTTCGGTGAGTCTTTCACCCAAACACATCTCATCAGCTTTGGATTCATCTGGTCTGCGCTCATCGTATTTACGGTGTCTTCCGTACGCATGAAACGAAAAGCTGCCCCAATCAATCCTGAGGTCGCGATCAAAAAACAAGCGTAA
- the pdxK gene encoding pyridoxine/pyridoxal/pyridoxamine kinase, whose translation MTMKKALTIAGSDTSGGAGQQADLKTFQELGVFGMTALTVIVAQDPHNEWFHEVFPIDVAILEKQIETVLAGIGVDAVKTGMLGTTELVDLATRKIKQYDLKNVVVDPVMICKGADEALHPEIAISLREVLLPQATVATPNLFEAGILSQMGALKSVDDMKEAAKRIHDFGTSYVVVKGGSKLQSGNAVDVFYDGKTIEVLESERFETSFTHGAGCTFSAAICAELAKGSSVNNAVAVAKEFITEAIRHSFALNKYVGPTNHGAYRMKKHGEAIC comes from the coding sequence ATGACCATGAAGAAAGCACTCACCATTGCAGGTTCCGACACCAGCGGCGGAGCTGGTCAGCAAGCAGACCTCAAAACGTTTCAGGAGCTTGGTGTTTTCGGGATGACCGCCCTCACCGTTATCGTAGCCCAAGATCCACATAACGAATGGTTTCACGAAGTGTTTCCGATCGATGTCGCGATCCTGGAAAAACAAATCGAGACCGTACTCGCAGGAATTGGCGTAGATGCTGTAAAAACAGGGATGCTCGGAACCACTGAACTGGTTGACCTCGCTACCCGTAAAATAAAACAATACGATTTGAAAAATGTTGTCGTTGACCCTGTGATGATCTGTAAGGGTGCAGATGAAGCACTCCATCCAGAAATTGCAATCAGCCTGCGTGAAGTCTTGCTCCCACAGGCAACTGTTGCGACTCCTAACCTATTCGAAGCAGGTATTCTCAGCCAAATGGGCGCACTGAAAAGTGTCGATGACATGAAGGAAGCGGCAAAACGCATCCACGACTTCGGCACCTCTTATGTCGTGGTAAAAGGCGGCAGCAAACTTCAAAGCGGCAATGCCGTGGATGTTTTCTATGACGGGAAAACGATCGAAGTATTGGAATCAGAGCGCTTTGAGACGAGCTTTACGCACGGTGCCGGCTGCACATTCTCAGCTGCAATCTGTGCAGAATTGGCAAAAGGAAGCTCTGTAAACAACGCAGTAGCTGTTGCCAAAGAATTTATTACCGAAGCGATTCGCCACTCGTTTGCACTCAATAAATATGTGGGACCTACTAATCACGGTGCGTACCGCATGAAAAAGCACGGCGAAGCGATTTGCTAA
- a CDS encoding ABC transporter ATP-binding protein, translated as MVNSTGELTVTGVNHSYGTGKIKVPVLYDINLHINKGEFVALCGSSGSGKSTLLNLLAGLTKPEEGSVMVSGAQISSYSENELCMFRRKSMGFIFQSYNLLPNLTALENVELPLIFAGESKKKRRAKATEILHRVGLEGRIDHRPNELSGGQQQRVSIARALVNQPGIILADEPTGNLDSKTEQEILLLMREMNKENGTTFIIVTHEQEVAEQSDRVIYLQDGRVVQKRTRPA; from the coding sequence ATGGTCAATTCAACAGGAGAGCTGACGGTGACAGGGGTCAATCACAGCTACGGAACGGGAAAAATCAAAGTGCCCGTGCTGTATGATATCAACCTTCATATCAACAAGGGAGAATTCGTGGCTTTGTGTGGCTCGTCGGGGTCAGGCAAGTCTACGCTCTTGAACTTGCTTGCAGGTTTGACCAAGCCGGAGGAAGGGAGTGTCATGGTTAGCGGAGCACAGATTTCCAGCTACAGCGAAAATGAACTATGCATGTTTCGCCGTAAAAGTATGGGCTTTATCTTCCAGTCATATAATCTGCTCCCAAATCTGACAGCGTTGGAAAACGTAGAGCTTCCCTTGATTTTTGCAGGCGAAAGCAAGAAAAAACGTCGGGCGAAAGCAACCGAAATCCTCCACCGGGTAGGGCTGGAAGGTCGTATCGACCACAGGCCTAATGAGCTTAGTGGTGGACAGCAGCAGCGTGTCAGTATCGCGAGAGCGCTCGTCAATCAGCCTGGCATCATCTTGGCGGATGAGCCGACCGGGAACCTGGACTCAAAGACGGAACAAGAGATTCTCCTATTAATGAGAGAAATGAACAAGGAAAATGGGACTACGTTCATCATCGTTACCCATGAGCAGGAAGTAGCGGAACAGTCCGACCGCGTCATTTATCTCCAGGACGGACGGGTTGTACAAAAAAGGACAAGACCAGCGTAG
- a CDS encoding ABC transporter permease, which produces MKVLDSFRIVWRNLWRMKLRTALTSVGVMIGTAAIVAMIALSLGLKESAVKSLENFGNLTEMDVEPLRWYQEKGEWVDVPEDKVKKLNMQAVQELKKIPGIQAVMPIKELREQAKLKVGRREGYVELIGVDVNESAAYRKNDIEKGSYLTGAPQEIVVAFDVSRELRDVEKEKREERRRKAGAGRHEMSQMPPPDIGGGEALSLNLVDRAGTLILSREYRIDDEPKYEKKELRVKVVGQLKKSEERRSSSAVYVPINVVKELNEWVTRSRGNEVEEGASRRSRDKAKKDPFEFDRITVKVESREKVEGVVKALKEHGFEVWSPARELETINNFFFVIQMVLGGIAAISLLVATIGIVNTMIMSILERTKEIGIMKVIGATVLNIRWLFLMESGFIGLIGGLAGLGMAWGAVELVNYFGASGGLLDSLNMGYGGGDPEAEPTKLAVIPGWLALFAIGFSFIIGVLAGIFPAIRASRLSALQAIRSE; this is translated from the coding sequence GTGAAGGTATTGGATTCTTTTCGCATCGTCTGGAGGAATCTGTGGCGAATGAAGCTACGGACAGCCCTCACGTCGGTTGGTGTCATGATCGGGACTGCTGCAATCGTCGCGATGATAGCACTTAGTTTAGGGCTTAAGGAAAGTGCGGTAAAAAGCTTGGAGAACTTCGGGAACTTGACAGAGATGGACGTCGAGCCATTGCGTTGGTACCAGGAAAAGGGCGAATGGGTTGATGTTCCAGAGGATAAAGTCAAGAAGCTGAATATGCAAGCGGTGCAGGAATTAAAAAAAATTCCTGGCATTCAGGCAGTTATGCCGATAAAAGAATTACGAGAGCAAGCGAAGCTGAAGGTAGGTAGACGAGAAGGTTACGTAGAGCTTATTGGGGTGGATGTGAATGAGTCGGCTGCCTATCGCAAAAATGATATTGAAAAAGGAAGCTATCTGACAGGGGCGCCACAAGAGATAGTGGTTGCTTTCGATGTATCCAGAGAATTGCGCGACGTAGAAAAGGAAAAGCGCGAGGAACGGAGAAGAAAGGCCGGAGCTGGACGGCATGAAATGTCTCAGATGCCACCTCCTGATATAGGGGGCGGAGAAGCACTGAGCTTGAATCTCGTAGACAGAGCGGGGACTCTCATCTTGTCACGCGAATATCGCATCGACGATGAACCGAAATACGAGAAAAAAGAACTGCGTGTGAAGGTTGTCGGTCAATTAAAGAAGTCTGAAGAACGTCGTTCGTCATCTGCGGTTTATGTACCGATTAACGTAGTGAAAGAGCTGAACGAGTGGGTCACGCGCAGTCGAGGTAACGAAGTCGAAGAGGGAGCATCGCGCAGATCACGTGATAAAGCCAAAAAGGATCCTTTTGAATTTGACAGAATTACAGTCAAGGTAGAATCTCGTGAAAAAGTTGAGGGTGTAGTCAAAGCGTTGAAGGAACATGGCTTTGAAGTATGGTCGCCTGCACGTGAGCTGGAAACCATCAATAACTTCTTCTTCGTGATTCAGATGGTCCTCGGAGGAATTGCAGCAATCTCCTTGCTCGTCGCAACCATTGGAATCGTCAATACGATGATCATGTCGATTTTAGAGCGAACCAAAGAGATTGGCATCATGAAAGTAATCGGAGCCACTGTGTTGAATATTCGTTGGCTGTTCTTAATGGAGTCAGGCTTTATTGGCTTAATTGGTGGACTAGCTGGTCTTGGCATGGCATGGGGAGCGGTTGAGCTCGTGAATTACTTCGGAGCGTCTGGTGGTCTCTTGGATAGTCTGAACATGGGGTACGGCGGTGGTGATCCAGAGGCTGAGCCAACAAAATTGGCGGTCATTCCGGGCTGGCTAGCACTCTTTGCGATTGGCTTCTCCTTTATTATTGGGGTGTTGGCGGGAATCTTCCCGGCGATCCGCGCGTCTCGTTTAAGTGCGCTGCAAGCGATTCGATCTGAATAA
- a CDS encoding efflux RND transporter periplasmic adaptor subunit has translation MNKKKWIIIATVVAVLGGGSYYGYSYFKGEEVTEENPEEKPTFPTAVVERGDVKKTINSAGTVEAKAREEVKPELNGKVQRVLVKEGQSVKKGDVLFTIDSSDAQLEIQKLELEILKAKKELSEIKQKKDNIKATKEGKVIDVLVEEGQDVRPEQVVVKLANTDYLKIIGQFTSYESERFSVGQKVKVFIPTSMYFVDGVVTEVDRIGEKVEGAGGIHNVEVLVKKPGDIYVGDKGEVQFTDDKGLLYVSRNQKEFQLPDEIEVLAGTYGKIGKINVKKDDVIKVGQQLFKMDMEASGMELMEKELALKGSLLNMEQKKREIAKNQVTAPISGVITKLGVKQGEAPGSEPAAIIMDTTSVYFMAAVGELDIPQIKVGQKVDVYVYAFGTEPFKGKVIELPKEGKKEEKEVRFAVKVELLDKADFKHGMTGDNDIIVAQAQNVLRLPSNAVEILGPGQGTVMVKDPSTGDPMPKEVETGIEGYDFIEIKGGLNEGEEVLVTNSDGM, from the coding sequence ATGAACAAGAAAAAATGGATCATTATCGCCACAGTCGTGGCCGTTCTTGGAGGGGGCAGCTATTACGGCTATTCGTACTTCAAGGGCGAAGAGGTTACAGAAGAAAATCCAGAAGAAAAACCGACTTTCCCGACAGCCGTCGTGGAACGTGGTGACGTCAAGAAGACGATCAACTCAGCAGGTACAGTGGAAGCGAAGGCACGTGAGGAAGTCAAGCCAGAGCTTAACGGCAAGGTGCAACGTGTGCTAGTCAAGGAAGGGCAGTCAGTGAAAAAAGGTGATGTCTTGTTCACGATCGACAGCTCGGATGCACAGCTGGAAATTCAAAAGCTGGAGCTGGAGATTTTAAAGGCGAAAAAAGAGCTAAGTGAAATTAAACAAAAGAAAGACAATATCAAGGCTACAAAAGAAGGCAAAGTGATTGATGTCCTTGTGGAAGAAGGGCAAGATGTAAGACCGGAACAGGTAGTCGTCAAGCTTGCAAATACCGACTATTTGAAAATTATTGGGCAATTTACTTCTTATGAGTCTGAACGATTCAGTGTAGGTCAAAAAGTGAAGGTATTCATTCCGACCTCCATGTATTTTGTGGATGGTGTTGTCACGGAAGTGGATAGAATTGGTGAAAAAGTAGAAGGTGCTGGCGGAATTCACAATGTCGAGGTATTGGTCAAGAAGCCTGGGGACATTTATGTCGGGGACAAGGGTGAGGTTCAGTTCACGGATGATAAGGGCCTCTTATATGTAAGCCGAAATCAGAAAGAATTCCAGCTGCCGGATGAAATAGAAGTCTTGGCTGGTACTTACGGGAAAATCGGCAAGATCAACGTGAAAAAGGATGATGTAATCAAAGTAGGGCAGCAACTGTTCAAGATGGATATGGAAGCGTCTGGCATGGAGCTCATGGAAAAAGAACTAGCGCTAAAAGGGTCCTTATTGAATATGGAGCAGAAAAAGCGTGAAATTGCGAAGAACCAAGTAACAGCGCCAATTAGCGGTGTCATCACCAAGCTAGGTGTAAAACAAGGCGAAGCGCCCGGATCAGAGCCTGCAGCCATTATTATGGACACGACTTCTGTTTACTTTATGGCAGCCGTCGGAGAACTTGATATTCCACAAATTAAAGTCGGACAGAAGGTCGATGTTTATGTGTATGCGTTTGGTACCGAGCCGTTTAAAGGCAAAGTCATAGAGCTCCCGAAAGAAGGAAAGAAGGAAGAAAAGGAAGTTCGTTTTGCAGTAAAAGTGGAACTGCTAGACAAGGCTGATTTCAAGCATGGAATGACGGGAGACAACGATATTATCGTCGCCCAAGCACAGAATGTTCTGCGCTTGCCAAGCAATGCGGTTGAAATTCTCGGGCCAGGTCAGGGAACGGTAATGGTGAAAGATCCGAGCACTGGAGATCCAATGCCGAAAGAGGTAGAAACCGGGATTGAAGGATATGATTTTATTGAAATCAAAGGTGGCTTGAATGAGGGAGAAGAGGTTCTCGTGACCAACTCCGACGGTATGTAA
- a CDS encoding class I SAM-dependent methyltransferase: MVQTNQWNAGLYDAKMSFVSEYGKGLVDWLQPTPGESILDVGCGTGDLCAQLSLAGANVAGIDFSAAMIEAARQKYPQFAFEVADAHTYRTDASYDAVFSNAALHWMKRPAEVVETIWLALAPGGRFVAEFGGHGNCGQITKALRTVLARKGISADERSPWYFPSIGAYTILLEKQGFHVVLASHFDRPTVMAGGGLGLSHWLNSFCSPFFAGLSSDEIQQVCTDVTDILRPALFQEGHWVLDYKRIRVLAHKKSAKNTLHGGAA, from the coding sequence ATGGTTCAAACCAATCAATGGAATGCCGGGCTATACGATGCCAAAATGAGTTTCGTTTCTGAATACGGCAAAGGGTTAGTGGACTGGCTACAGCCGACTCCTGGAGAAAGCATTCTTGACGTAGGCTGTGGAACAGGTGACCTATGTGCGCAACTATCGCTTGCGGGAGCAAATGTGGCAGGAATCGACTTTTCTGCCGCCATGATTGAGGCTGCTCGCCAAAAATATCCGCAGTTTGCCTTTGAAGTAGCCGATGCGCATACGTATCGTACTGATGCCAGCTATGACGCTGTCTTTTCCAATGCCGCACTCCATTGGATGAAACGTCCTGCAGAAGTCGTTGAAACCATTTGGTTGGCTCTTGCTCCTGGTGGGCGCTTTGTCGCCGAATTTGGAGGACACGGCAATTGCGGACAAATCACAAAAGCATTACGGACTGTTTTGGCACGAAAAGGAATATCTGCCGATGAACGCTCGCCTTGGTATTTCCCCAGCATTGGAGCGTACACAATTCTTTTGGAAAAGCAAGGCTTCCATGTCGTACTTGCCTCCCATTTTGATCGCCCGACTGTCATGGCTGGTGGGGGCCTGGGGCTTTCGCATTGGCTGAATTCTTTTTGCAGTCCTTTTTTTGCGGGACTGTCCTCAGATGAAATCCAGCAAGTATGTACGGACGTCACTGACATTCTCCGTCCTGCTCTATTTCAAGAGGGACATTGGGTGCTCGATTACAAGCGTATTCGCGTCCTTGCCCATAAGAAATCAGCGAAGAATACTCTACATGGGGGAGCTGCATAA
- a CDS encoding EcsC family protein, with translation MLGLKESRETLVTALREVEAWEKDQNDLWFWEKLGRLPFVLLDRITPAFVQEKLGKAVDEMAAFLETGGTYLVQDEPIYKRFGKRLEGQAPSSVSGKEEICAVPLTIMNDVAMELKDSRANFATVQGATTGFGGIFTLAIDIPLLMGTSLKVLQEMALAYGYRPEEKRERLFVVKCLQFASSDIVGKKAILAELSRFDDPHAQREVMAQLQGWREVVVTYTENFGWKKLFQMVPIAGILFGAYLNRSTVQDVAEAGMMLYRKRRILERLRESDKSGEITKTTPQQ, from the coding sequence TTGTTGGGGTTGAAAGAGTCTAGGGAGACATTGGTTACGGCATTACGTGAAGTCGAGGCTTGGGAGAAGGACCAGAACGACTTGTGGTTTTGGGAAAAGCTTGGCAGACTTCCTTTTGTTCTGTTGGATCGGATTACGCCTGCATTCGTTCAAGAGAAGCTGGGAAAAGCCGTAGATGAAATGGCAGCCTTTCTTGAGACAGGTGGAACTTATTTGGTGCAGGATGAACCGATATACAAGCGGTTTGGCAAACGGTTAGAGGGACAGGCCCCGTCTTCTGTTAGTGGCAAGGAGGAGATTTGCGCTGTTCCGCTTACGATCATGAATGATGTCGCGATGGAGCTGAAGGATTCACGTGCGAATTTTGCCACGGTACAAGGTGCCACGACTGGATTCGGGGGGATATTTACCCTCGCGATCGATATTCCGCTATTGATGGGGACATCCCTAAAAGTATTACAAGAGATGGCTCTTGCCTATGGCTATCGACCTGAAGAGAAGAGGGAGCGGCTGTTTGTCGTCAAATGCTTGCAGTTTGCTTCATCAGACATCGTAGGGAAAAAAGCGATACTCGCTGAGCTCTCCCGCTTTGATGATCCACATGCACAAAGAGAGGTAATGGCGCAATTGCAGGGATGGCGTGAAGTCGTGGTAACGTACACAGAAAACTTTGGGTGGAAAAAGTTATTTCAAATGGTGCCCATTGCGGGTATTTTATTCGGGGCGTATTTGAATCGCTCAACCGTACAGGATGTCGCCGAAGCGGGGATGATGCTGTACCGCAAACGGCGCATCCTGGAGCGGCTACGTGAGAGCGATAAGAGCGGAGAGATTACGAAGACCACTCCTCAGCAGTAA
- a CDS encoding GNAT family N-acetyltransferase has translation MSLHTDEILLRPLHQQDAAELLELRLRNHDFLQPFEPIRPASFLTLTGQQEQITQAQIDFERGTAYAFGVFSRESGKMIGRVALSNVARGAWQNATIGYFMDQACNGKGYTTSAVSLALHFAFTKAGLHRVQAAVMPRNQASIRVLEKGRFRQEGLSLRYLQINGVWEDHLLYALTAEEWSS, from the coding sequence ATGTCATTACATACGGACGAGATTCTCTTACGGCCTCTCCACCAACAAGACGCAGCCGAGCTCCTAGAGCTTCGGCTGCGTAATCATGACTTTCTCCAACCATTTGAACCAATCCGCCCCGCTTCATTTCTGACCCTCACAGGACAGCAAGAACAGATTACACAAGCGCAGATTGATTTTGAACGCGGTACTGCCTATGCTTTCGGCGTATTCTCTAGAGAATCAGGAAAGATGATCGGACGTGTAGCGTTATCGAATGTCGCACGCGGCGCATGGCAAAATGCTACGATTGGGTACTTCATGGATCAGGCGTGCAATGGCAAAGGCTATACGACATCAGCAGTAAGTCTCGCTCTCCACTTTGCTTTCACGAAAGCTGGGCTACACAGGGTACAAGCTGCTGTTATGCCCCGCAACCAAGCTTCCATTCGCGTCTTGGAAAAAGGCCGGTTTCGCCAGGAAGGGCTTTCGTTACGCTATTTGCAAATTAACGGTGTATGGGAGGACCATCTCCTCTACGCTCTTACTGCTGAGGAGTGGTCTTCGTAA
- a CDS encoding flavodoxin produces the protein MSILMVYASMTGNTQEIAEAIAEGIRSTGAELEIKEVMDANAKELEAYDGILLGAYTWGDGELPDECLDFYEEMDGIDLSGKKVVAFGSCDSAYEHVGAAVDILLKKASERGAETPMEGLKIELSPTAKEVETCKAFGVSFAELLG, from the coding sequence ATGAGCATTTTGATGGTATACGCGAGCATGACAGGGAATACACAGGAAATTGCTGAAGCAATTGCAGAAGGTATTCGTTCAACTGGTGCTGAGCTGGAGATAAAAGAAGTGATGGATGCGAACGCAAAAGAACTCGAAGCTTACGACGGAATCTTGCTTGGTGCCTACACATGGGGCGATGGCGAACTGCCAGACGAATGCCTAGATTTTTATGAGGAAATGGACGGTATTGACCTCAGCGGGAAAAAGGTTGTTGCTTTTGGCTCTTGCGATTCCGCTTACGAGCATGTCGGTGCAGCTGTTGATATTTTGCTGAAAAAGGCGAGTGAGCGTGGCGCGGAAACACCAATGGAAGGATTGAAAATCGAGCTTTCTCCTACTGCAAAAGAAGTGGAAACTTGCAAAGCATTTGGGGTATCATTTGCTGAATTGCTCGGATAA
- the dapD gene encoding 2,3,4,5-tetrahydropyridine-2,6-dicarboxylate N-acetyltransferase — translation MNMMDANEIIAFIQKSEKKTPVKVYVKGNLEGIDFGASSKAFITGPTGVVFGEWKEIEPVLAANADKIEDYVVESDRRNSAIPLLDTKGIQARIEPGAIIRDQVTIGNNAVIMMGASINIGAVIGEGTMIDMNVVVGGRGTIGKNCHIGAGSVIAGVIEPPSAQPVVVEDDVVIGANAVILEGVRVGKGAVVAAGAVVIDDVPPYVVVAGTPARVIKQIDEKTRSKTEIKQELRQL, via the coding sequence ATGAACATGATGGATGCTAACGAAATTATCGCGTTTATTCAAAAAAGCGAAAAGAAAACACCAGTGAAGGTATATGTAAAAGGGAATCTGGAGGGAATCGACTTCGGTGCGAGCTCCAAAGCCTTCATTACTGGTCCTACTGGTGTTGTTTTTGGTGAGTGGAAAGAGATTGAGCCAGTGCTCGCTGCTAACGCAGACAAAATTGAAGATTATGTAGTAGAAAGCGACCGCCGCAACTCCGCCATTCCTTTGCTGGATACAAAAGGGATTCAAGCGCGTATTGAGCCAGGCGCAATTATCCGTGACCAAGTGACAATCGGTAACAACGCGGTCATCATGATGGGTGCTTCCATTAACATCGGTGCAGTTATCGGTGAAGGTACGATGATCGACATGAATGTTGTAGTAGGTGGACGTGGAACCATCGGGAAAAACTGCCACATCGGCGCGGGATCGGTTATCGCGGGCGTTATCGAGCCGCCATCTGCCCAGCCAGTTGTTGTCGAGGATGATGTTGTCATCGGAGCAAATGCTGTCATTCTGGAAGGTGTACGCGTAGGAAAAGGTGCTGTCGTTGCAGCGGGTGCTGTCGTAATTGACGATGTACCTCCATACGTAGTAGTTGCGGGAACGCCTGCACGTGTGATCAAACAAATCGATGAAAAAACTCGTTCCAAGACAGAGATCAAGCAGGAGCTACGTCAGCTGTAA
- a CDS encoding aspartate aminotransferase family protein: MDWRSLDEQYIVSSYKRLPIAIDKGEGNYLYDTNGKSYLDLFTGLAVNVLGHSHPRIVQALREQGERFLHISNVFLNKPAIRLAERLVANSISGKVFFTNSGAEATESAIKLIHKWTKNEGTGREGIVVLRNSFHGRTLGAVRLTRQAHVYQDFPQPAFPVYELDAEDTAGLRAICQEARPAAVVMEPVLGSGGVVPLTGAFLQEVAAICEREGMLFIMDEIQTGMGRTGKLFAYEHAGVTPDLILFAKGIGGGLPLGGVIAGPKLMNQFKPGDHGTTFAPSPLSAALGNVVLDELLDPAFIAHVEEVIAYLWSGLEALRTRLPDQLQSLRGKGLMVGIPLSSTPEEVSHLQQALLDEGILVDVTQKTIVRLLPPLTLTKADVDRFLTVFEEQLTTRTGTKKEA, from the coding sequence ATGGACTGGCGTTCGCTCGATGAACAATATATCGTCTCCTCTTACAAAAGACTTCCGATTGCCATAGACAAAGGCGAAGGAAATTACTTGTACGATACGAACGGAAAGAGTTATCTCGACTTGTTTACCGGACTCGCGGTAAATGTTCTGGGGCATTCTCATCCGCGCATTGTACAGGCTCTGCGTGAGCAGGGAGAGCGCTTCTTGCATATTTCCAATGTATTTTTAAACAAGCCGGCTATCCGTTTAGCCGAGCGTTTGGTTGCGAACAGCATCAGCGGTAAGGTATTTTTCACTAACTCTGGTGCTGAGGCCACAGAGTCTGCGATCAAGCTGATTCACAAATGGACGAAAAACGAGGGAACAGGTCGTGAAGGCATCGTTGTTTTACGCAACAGCTTTCACGGACGAACACTTGGAGCAGTGCGTCTGACGAGGCAGGCTCACGTCTATCAAGACTTTCCTCAGCCGGCTTTTCCTGTTTATGAACTGGATGCGGAAGACACGGCAGGATTGCGAGCAATTTGCCAGGAAGCAAGACCCGCTGCGGTCGTCATGGAGCCAGTCTTGGGTTCCGGCGGTGTCGTGCCGCTAACGGGAGCGTTCTTGCAAGAGGTAGCTGCGATCTGTGAACGAGAAGGCATGTTATTCATCATGGACGAGATACAGACAGGAATGGGCAGGACAGGAAAGCTGTTTGCTTATGAGCATGCAGGCGTAACGCCAGACCTTATCCTTTTCGCCAAAGGCATAGGGGGAGGGCTTCCCCTTGGCGGTGTCATCGCTGGTCCAAAGCTGATGAACCAGTTCAAACCGGGGGATCACGGAACGACATTTGCACCATCGCCACTGTCTGCAGCCCTGGGGAATGTCGTGTTGGATGAATTGCTTGATCCAGCCTTCATCGCTCACGTAGAAGAAGTGATTGCGTACCTGTGGTCAGGCTTGGAAGCGTTGCGAACGCGTCTTCCAGATCAACTGCAATCCCTTCGCGGAAAAGGCTTGATGGTTGGAATTCCGCTCTCTTCCACCCCGGAAGAGGTAAGCCACTTGCAGCAAGCATTGCTTGACGAAGGAATTCTCGTTGACGTGACGCAGAAAACGATTGTTCGTCTGCTTCCGCCACTAACGTTGACAAAAGCCGATGTGGACCGTTTCCTTACCGTGTTTGAGGAGCAATTAACAACTAGAACAGGTACGAAAAAGGAGGCGTAG